ACAGCTCCGGCCAGTCATTAACCGGTGGCGCAGCACCAGTCTACGGCACAGCACCGACCTGGGGTCAGTCAGTAGCCTGCGGAAGCTGCCATGCAACAACAACCCTGGCTTCCGGCAGCCACACCAAGCACTTCAGCGGCATTTCCCCGAATACGAACTGCGGCAACTGCCACGCCGGTGCAACCAGCACCAGCTATGCATCAACGCTGCATGTTGATACCTTCATCAACGTAACCGGTGCCTATACACAGGGCAAGTCCCATGCGCCCGGCAACGGTTATGGTGCATGTAATGCCGCAAGCTGTCATGACAACGGCAAAGGCGTACCGGCAGCGACCCCGACATGGGGTAACTCAACAGTACCTGCATGTACCGCCTGTCATACGCTGATCCCCGCTGATAACAGCCATAACAAGCACGTAACCACCACCACATACAAGAAAGCAGCCTGCGGTGACTGTCACACCGGCTATGTTCAGGGGGCAACCGCAGCAGCAAATCACCTGAATACAACAATCGAAGTCAACACCGGCGGCTATCCGTCACCGAAAGCAAAAAACAGTACAGTAGGAAGCTGTGCCACCTCCTACTGCCACAGCTCCGGCCAGTCATTAACCGGTGGCGCAGCACCAGTCTACGGCACAGCACCGACCTGGGGTCAGTCAGTAGCCTGCGGAAGCTGCCATGCAACAACAACCCTGGCTTCCGGCAGCCACACCAAGCACTTCAGCGGCATTTCCCCGAATACGAACTGCGGCAACTGTCACGCCGGTGCAACCAGCACCAGCTATGCATCAACGCTGCATGTTGATACCTTCATCAACGTAACCGGTGCCTATACACAGGGCAAGTCCCATGCGCCCGGCAACGGTTATGGTGCATGTAATGCCGCAAGCTGTCATGACAACGGCAAAGGCGTACCGGCAGCGACCCCGACATGGGGTAACTCAACAGTACCTGCATGTACCGCCTGTCATACGCTGATCCCCGCTGACAACAGCCATAACAAGCACGTAACCACCACCACATACAAGAAAGCAGCCTGCGGTGACTGTCACACCGGCTATGTTCAGGGGGCAACCGCAGCAGCAAATCACCTGAATACAACAATCGAAGTCAACACCGGCGGCTATCCGTCACCGAAAGCAAAAAACAGTACAGTAGGAAGCTGTGCCACCTCCTACTGCCACAGCTCCGGCCAGTCATTAACCGGTGGCGCAGCACCAGTCTACGGCACAGCACCGACCTGGGGTCAGTCAGTAGCCTGCGGAAGCTGCCATGCAACAACAACCCTGGCTTCCGGCAGCCACACCAAGCACTTCAGCGGCATTTCCCCGAATACGAACTGCGGCAACTGCCACGCCGGTGCAACCAGCACCAGCTATGCATCAACGCTGCATGTTGATACCTTCATCAACGTAACCGGTGCCTATACACAGGGCAAGTCCCATGCGCCCGGCAACGGTTATGGTGCATGTAATGCCGCAAGCTGTCATGACAACGGCAAAGGCGTACCGGCAGCGACCCCGACATGGGGTAACTCAACAGTACCTGCATGTACCGCCTGTCATACGCTGATCCCCGCTGATAACAGCCATAACAAGCACGTAACCACCACCACATACAAGAAAGCAGCCTGCGGTGACTGTCACACCGGCTATGTTCAGGGGGCAACCGCAGCAGCAAATCACCTGAATACAACAATCGAAGTCAACACCGGCGGCTATCTCTCCCCTAAAGCCAAGAACAGCCTGGTTAGCAGTTGTACTACTTCCAGCTGCCACTCAAATGGAAAAGGCAGCTCTCAATCAGTTACCTGGGGACAGGCTTCACTTAACTGTAAGTCCTGCCATCCAGCCTTGGGTGGCGCACATTCCCGCCACATGGGTGGTTTCGACGGTGTCAACGCCATGGATTGGGCCAACCTGCCCTTCTACCAGTATACCTCCACCAAATCCACTGGTGCTGACAGTGGTACGCCTGCCAACTATGCATTCGGCTGCGCCAACTGTCACCCAATTACTTCTTTGAGCCATGTCAATGGCACCATTGATGTCACACTCGATACCACCGGCAACGTTAGTTCGCTGCGTGCGAAAAATGCTTCGGCAGGTTTCGCCGGCACAACGGTAGGTACTAATACTCTCAAGTGCCAGAACGTATACTGTCACAGTGACGGTAAGGGTGGGCAAACCACCACTTTGGCCTGGAATCAGACCTCAACTGCCTCCGAACGCTGCGCCAAGTGCCATGGCAATTCACCAGCTGATGCCACACATCAGGCTCATGTAAGTGGCGGAATTCATGCTGACAATGTCTTCAACGGCACAAGCGGATTACTTTCTGCCGGCTCCACAGGGTCCGTGAGCCATGGCATCGCCGGCCAGCAAACGACAATCAACTGTAACATCTGTCACAGTGGAACAGTTACCTCTGCACGCAACGCTGCAAATAGTGCCTGTGTCTCCTGCCACGGCGGAGATGCATCGCCTGTCTACGGCTCCATTGCCGACCTGAGCAACCACGTCAACGGCAATGTCAATGTTTCCTTTGCCGATACGACCATCTACTCCAAGGCACAGTTGAGGCCTACCAGCTTCGCCGGATATACCAGCGGTACCGCAGGTTGGGTTCGCAACGGCGACAACTACAAAAATGGTGCAGCAGCCTTTGACTACTCTAAAAACAAGCTGGCTGCCCAGGCAACCTGGACCGCAGGTCCTGCTGGGCAAAGCTCCTGTTCCAACGTCGTTTGTCATAACATGAAAGCAGGCCAGCCAGCTGTAAAATGGAGTGATACCCTCTCCTGCGATAGCTGCCACACTAGCCTGTAACAAATACCTCAGTTGTTATTCCAGCCGGTCCATCTGTAAGAGATGGACCGGTTTTTTTTTTGCATCATTCACTCTTCCTACTTGCTGCCTGGGGTGTCTGCAGTAATCTGTAATAAGTTTCACAAAGCGAACCCAAATTCCCCTTGCAGAGAACTTACCGCAGGGGCAACACAGCCGGGGGCCAAAAGACCCGAAATTATCCGGCAACTGCCAAACTTTCTTGTACAGGGGGTTGAACTGAGGATTAAAGGGAGGGCAAAGGAATTCTTGAGATGATTAGCGATGACTAGCCGGAGAACGGCAGGACTTCGGAGCGAGTTTAAGCTACCAGTCGAAAATAAGCAGAAGCAGAGAAAAGGAGTGCTGACCAAGAAACAGTGACAGCCAAGCTGGTGGAAGATGTGGGTTTAAGATGATCAAGGCACCTGATTATCGGGCATCTGACTGGATAACATCGAAATCTGTCTGATCAAGCCCTACATCGGGTTTGAACGGCATCCCATTTTTGGGGTCTGTACCGGCCATGCCGATTGCCAAAATAATATAATCGCGCCCCTGGGGCATAATCGGTCGTGGTCCCCATTGCAGGAAAATAACTCGATTGTCTTTGCTATAAAGGGGCACCCTTTCCTTTTCTTCTGCAAATTGCCCTTCTTTATTGGAAAAGTAGACAAGGTTCGGTTTATTGTCCCCTATCCACTCAATGAAATTGGCCAGACCCGAAAATTTATTCTGTTCGCCGAGGATAACCGGATTACCAATATCGTACATGCCAGCATAAGAATATTGCTGAGGATCTAAAGATCCTTCAAAGTTAAAAAGCCTCCCCCTGGCCCAGCCAATATTGCCGCCTGAACTGCCGAATTGCCCTACCCAGGGCTCGTCGCCATAAACATAATAATAGTAGGCAGGGTCATTTCCAATGTTGCTTATCTTCATCATCAAGATGAAATAATTTTCGCCGGCCCGAAAAACTGCATATCGATCAACGCGCAGGGTTGTTGTGCCGAAAGGAAATTTGTGACTGCTGCGTATGATAAGTTTTTTGCTGTCGCTGAACAGAATCTTGCTGTTCAAGAATTGCCACGTCGAGGGATCATGCTTTTCCTCCGCTGAGGAAGCGATGGTTTCATTGGCATTACACCAAAGATGATGCCATTGTTTGCCGTCGAAATGGGCCATGCCTGTGGCACTCATGGTGAGTTGCGCATTGTCATGCTTGGAGTAGGGCAGACCGCCACCGAGAAAAAGACCTTTCGGAATTTCCCCCTGGCTGTCTCGGAATCGGCTGAAACAGGTCAAAAGCTGGGTGCCGTCTTCCCTGTAATTAAATATGTAGCCACTGCCATTCCTTTCATTCCAGCTGTAGGAGAGATGGGAGTGGTTTGGTTTGTGGCTGTGTTCGTAACGGAACAGGTCCAGAATCGGGTCAAGTTCGAACTTTGCCAACAGCCGATTTTCTTCACCTAGCAGCAGGTCGCTTTTCAGGTCGAACAATCGCCCTCTGTCGCATCTGAGGAGATAAAGGCCGTGCAGGTCGTCCGAAAAATCAAAATGTCCGGCAGCATATATGAAAATGACAGTAATTACTGCAATCACGGTAGCAGCCAACAGCTTTATCTGTTTTACCCAGGTGAGAAGAGGCGAAAGTAAAGAGTAAAGTTTCATGATTTAGAGGTCCTCCTGTTAGACAGGCAATAAGAGGCACTGGCTTTTAAATTGAATGAAGGGTACACATTCACTGGAACCAGTCTCATTAGATTTTAAATGAGCACGCAATTCCATTCAACAGGAATATGAACAAGGAGTGTTAATTTCTCTTACGAACATGACACGGCAGGCACATGTAAATATGGGTCGGGGAAACGCAGAAGGGAGTTTGATGCAGGAATGGTTGAGGCTCTATTTGCCTGATCCAGGCAGCATGCAGGGAACTAAGGCTGTCAGAATCCATATTGGAGCAGTGGGAGGCGCTACTGCTCGCAGGTGTCGTTTGCCACGATTAACATGCTGCTTGCAGAACCGGCAGTTTCTGAATAGTTATGAAGGATGTCCTTGTATCACTCAGACCTTCACAAGAATATAACGTCTAGTGCCGATATTGAGTTTTTGAGCATACTCAAGCTGAATTTCCCAATCAATCTCGGGGTGGACGCCACGAAATTTGTCTTCTCCAGGTTCAAAACCGGTCTGAAGGGCGGTGTTCCTGTTGCCGGGCGCCCCGTTTACCAGATCGGCACAAGCCTGGTCAAGGGCCACAGGATCGGTGGATGCGCAGATGCCTATGTCATTGACAATGGGTGCATCTGCATGACCATAGCAGTCGCATGAAGGTGATACCTGGGTGATGAAATTAAGGTAGATATTCTTGTCTTCTTTGCCGAGAACTGCGCCCTTTGCATGTTCGCACATCTTTTTCATGATGAGCTCCGAGGCTTCGTTCCACTGGATATTTACCGCTTGCTGCATGCAGGCGGTGACACAACGTCCGCAGCCAACACATTCTTCCTGATCGATGGCGGCCTTTCCTTCGATTATGGCAATGGCATCATGGGCACAGGATTTCAGGCAGGCACCACAGCCTGTACAGAATTCCTCAGCTATTTCAGGGGCAACAGTTGAATGCTGAACAAGTTTTCCGTTACGGCTGGAGCAGCCCATGCCGAGGTTTTTTAAGGCACCGCCAAACCCTGTCAAGTCGTGGCATTTAAAATGGGAGACGGTTACCATGACGTCGGCTTCAACAATTTCCCGGCCTATGCTGACACTTTTCAGAATTTCACCATCGATTGCAATGTCGACCGCGGAATGTCCACGCAGGCCATCGCACATGATAAGTGGGGCATTGACAACTGCAAAGGCAAAACCGTTTTCGACAGCGCAGGTAAGAGCTGAGACAGCTTCTTTCCGCTCTCCCGGGTACAGCGTGGACGAGTCGGTCAGAAAAGGCTGGCCGCCGCTGGCTTTTATTTCATCGACAATCCTTCGGATGAAGACGGGACGGATAAAGGTGTGGTTTCCCCGCTCACCAAAATGGAGCTTTACTGCCACCAGATTGCCGGTTGAGATGCGATCTTTAATGCGACACTTGTTGAGCAGAGTGCTGATTTTGTCAAAAAGACTATGTCCGCGGCCCGCCCGCATATCAGTGAAAAAAACAGGGCATTTCATGGGGTTTGACCTCGTTAAAGTATATAAATCAGGTGGCGTGATGGTGTATTTAACATATAAATAAAGGCTTTTCAACGGTTCGGACGGGATCGGGAGAAAGTTTTTCTTGCGGTTGGCGCAAAATGTGCTATTACATTAGAAAATTATACTGGCTACGAGGAATTTCATGAAAGAATGCTCTGAGCGCGAACTCTGGATTTTAGGCTTGGGCGAAAATCCGGGAAGAGGAGCGCTGATCTGCAGTTACCTTGCTGAAGCCGGTTACTGGGCGAGAACAGCCACTCTATCCGAGCTTCCAACCTGTAAGCCGCTTGGCATACTGCTGGACATCTCCCCCTATGCCAAAGACGGCTGGGGGATTCTGCTGGAGATCAAAAACAATCCTGAGACCCGCGATATACCGGTGCTTCCTCTCTATCTCAGTGAAGAAGGAAAAGTGGGTGAAGTTTTTCCTGTCGCCGGTTTTTTTACCCTGCCCATCGATCCCGAATACGTAATGGAGCGGTTGGCGGTATTCGGCCTCATCGACGATATAGAGGATTATGATCTGCAGGTCCTTGTCATTTCCCGCAAAGGGGAGGAACAGGTGGCAAAGACACTGCAAAACCTTGGCTTTGAAGCTGTTAATGCATATACGGGCAAGGAAGGTGTAGCGGTCGCCACCATCAGCCACCCTTATCTGATTTTCAGCACTCTCATGCTGCAGGACATGGGTGCCTTTGAAATTCTTGAGCGCTTTCGTCTCTATCCGCAGACACGCAACATCCCATTTTTCATCCTCCTGAAAGACAACATGAAGGCTGGGGAGCGAACTGCCATGAGCCGCCAGGTAGACCACCTGGTGAGGAAAAAGGTACTTTCAAAAGAGGAATTTCTCAGCTATCTGCGCAAGAAGATGTAAATCACACTCAGCAGAATTTTTGGAGAGTGGAGCAGCCAATTGCTCCACTCTTTTTTTTCAGCGTCAAACCGGTTATTGCTCCTCAACCACTTTCCAGGTTAGATCAGGGTTATAAGCTTTCATTGCCCTGGCAATCCGTGTTGTCTCCGGGCCGAGGTTTTTCTGGTAAACCCGGCCTCGCTGATTGACGATGAAGGTCATGATGCCGGATACTCCCCATCGGGCGGGATAAGCAATTAAAGCGTGTCCTGCAACCATGTTGCCGTTGATGATATAGCTGAACCTGCCGCCGGGGGCGCTGGCTCCTTGTTGCTTCAAAATATGGAAATAATAACCGTTGATCGGTCTTGATCCGTTTTCGCCTTTTGCCCGTTCCTGCATATACCCTTTTTCTTTGGCCTTGGTTATGAGCGGCCCCAGCGGGCTCTCCTTGGAACCGGGCAGTGTCGGCCAGTATAACCCGTCATGCCTTCCTTGGGAGCTGATAAGGCGCTGAGCATATTTGGGAATCTGCACTCCATCAGGTTCAGGCATGTTGTAGTACTCCCGCTGTGCTTCCACATAAGCCAGGCAAGCATTGATGGCCAGCAGTTCATTTCGCCCGATTCGACGATTGAGGATCTCATCGCGTCCTGCTTTTGTGTCAAAGAGCCAACCATTCCCCTTGCGGATGACCGGCACGGGGAACGGCCATTTTTCTTTGCCTATCTTCAGTATAGCCCTGTAATCCCCTTCCATGACCAATTCGGCGCCTTCTTTGAGATGCCGGGAAAAATGCCCGAACTCTTCAGATCGCTGGACTGGGTCTCCAGGATCAAGGTCCTGATAGCCTGAGCCGAACATTTTTTTCAGCTCTAGAAAATTTCTCGAATCAACTGCAGCTGTCAGTCTTTCTCTCGCTTCTTCGGGTGAGGTGAATATCTGCTGGTCGTAATCCTTCTCCAGGGCGCGAATTTGCAGGGGAAAAAGCAGCAATAGCAGCATGATTGGCACAGCAAGCATTGCCGGGTGCTTGGTTGTAAAAGAAGTTTTGGGCATGGCAGGATCCTTTCCAGAAGGAGCAAGTGCAATGAAAACTGTAATAGGCGGTTACCGCTGTCTTGCTGGGCGCGAACCGCCGGGAACACCACCAGGAATCTGGGGAGCAGATCTTGTGGACGGGGCAGGAGCTGGTGGCGCCTGCCGAATGGTCGGCGCAGGCGCAGAGCGTGTTGTCCCGATGCCTGGCACTGCCGAAGGCTGCCCCGTTGTCAGCGGCTGCCTGTTCAGCTGATGAACAGAGTCGCGGCTCATCCTGCCTCGCTGGCGGTAGGTCTTTAATTCACGGTCACTGCCATAGCCACCGAAACCAGAGTAGGGTTTCGACACCTCTCCTTGGGACAGGCGGCCGCGGTCAGGACTCCTTCTTTCAATAGTTCCGGGAGAAGCCGGCCTTGGTACAGTAGTAGCAGGAGGTGCAACCCTGGTACGCCTTTGCGGCACATTTGCGGGCGCGCCTGGTCGTCTTCCCTGTTCCCTCCGCAATTCTACATTCCTGCGTAGCTCATTGCGAAACCTGATGGTATCGTGCTGAACAACCCGGCGATTTATATGGATATCACGGTGCCGGCTGTTTATGTAGGTGCGGTTACGGGTATTTATGAATGGCCGGGCCCGGTTTATCCATCCCCTCCCGCGCCAGCCATGGTAGAAGATGCGGTGCCTATGCCAGTCGCAATCCCTGTTCAGCCAAGCCCCAATGCCGAAACCGATGCCGAAGGAAATGAACCCGTAGGAAGGGTAGAATCCTTCCACATATACGGCGACAGGATCATACTGGGGAACATAGATGACTTCCGCTTCAGCAGGGATGATCCTGATGACCTGGCCTTCCACTATTACCTGTTGCTGGGGAGTAGAAATGAGACTCCCGGCTGCTTTAGCATCGGCACGGAGTTGCTGGATGATGTCCATGACCTCCTGCTCCTGATTGACGAAGGCCTGACCGAGAGAAACCGTCCATTCGTATCTGTTGTCCATCATGAACAGTACAGTCGGATAATGGGCAACAGCTTTGACACTCACGTCCCATGGCTGAAGGTCAATCCGTGCCGATTTCCCATACTGCCGGACGTACCGCGCCGCTTCGTCGATCTGGTCGACGAAGGTTGCAGCAGGCAGGATTTGGGCAATCAGAGGGTCAGGATAAAGGGCAATGGGTGCCAGCAGGTCATCCAGTTCTTCAGTGGTGAACAGATCGTCACCGGCATTGTATGCTTCGGCTGAATATTCATCAGCCCCGGCTGGGGTGAAAATCAGGGAAAGCAGTGTGGCAAAAAGGACAATGGTGATTGATTTCATGATTATCCCCGCAAGGGTAAGGTAGCGCAGAGCAACTTGCTGTTAGTGTATCAGAATCTGATGGGGCATCAAGGGAAGGGCATGGAGCCGGAATCAAACGAAAATAGGAGTATTCAAATTTTCTTTTCAGGAGTCATTTCCTGCCTGATGCCCCATCTGGACAGCTGGAGCAGGACTTCATCTGCCAGGTGCCCAATCTGGGCAGAGACAGCAGGGGAGAGTTCGGTTCCTAGTCCAGTAAAAGCAGGTTGTATGCCGCATAAGACAATTTCTGCAGGTAAGGAGCCAAGGAGTTCGGCGACAGTGAGCAGGTCCTTCAGTTCGATCTGGTGAGGCGAAACTTTGGTAACGTTGGCAAGGGGAATTTCATTCCCGGAAAGCAGCACCAGTGTCCCTGGTATTTTGCCGGTATCAACGGCATCCACTAGAATCAGGCGCTCGACTCCTTCCAGTTTCGGCAGCAGATCGATCCCCATGGTGCCGCCGTCAAGCAGAATAACCTCTGAAGGGAAAATATAAAGGGACTGAAGAAGCTGAATGACTTTTGCTCCGACACCGTCGTCGGACATGATTGGATTTCCTATGCCGAGCACTAGAATAGGCAGAATACGTTCCTCCTGCGTCAGATTTTTAATCTCGACCTGCTATTGCTCCAGTGGAAGTTTCCCTCATATCTTCACCGTCTTGTACAAGAAATTTTTGAACTTGAAGAAGCGGCGCCGCTCTTCTTCATCATTATTGATATCCCCCTCAATTGCTTTCAGATAACGGGCAAGCTGCGGCATGCCTTTGCCTGCGGCCGTCTTGGATTTTTCGATAACCTGTTTCACCACATCCCTAGAAATGAGGTTCTGGGAATATGGTTCATAGACGGCTGTCCAAAAATCCTCTTCATGGGCGATCTTGGATAGAATCTCGTCGGTCACCTCTACTGTGAGTTTGGTAGTGGCCTGGGTCGTCACTTCGCGCATACCATCGGTGATGGCCCTGCGAATATCGGCTGCGCCAAGCGATTGCCCGGTCCGGAAGAAGAGGGCACGGAGAAGGATGCTTCTCAGCTCCCTGATGTTGCCCTTGTAGTTATGCTTGACCAGCACCTGTTTTGCCTCTTCAGTGAGGAAAGGGGCATCGTCCCTCGGCTCATCCTTGCCCCGGTAGGTGCGGTAGAGCTTGCCCAGGAAGTGGATTGCCAAGTCTGGGATGTCCTCCCGCCGTTCATTCAGGGACGGAACCCGTACCGAAAGCTCTGACAACCGGTGGTAGAGATCCTCGCGGAAATTTCCCCTGCTGATCTCTTCCTGAAGATTCTTGTTCGTGGCTGCCACCACCAGAACCCTGCTGAACCGTTCCTGGTTGTCTCCCAGGCGGACGAATCCGCCATTATCCAGAAAACGCAGGAGCTGGACCTGGGTCTTCAGATCGGCATCCCCGATTTCGTCCAGGAAGACGATGCCCCCTCCGGTCTCTTCCAGGATGCCCTTGCGGTCGCTGTAGGCCCCGGTGAAGGCGCCTTTTTTATGGCCAAACAGTTCGGAATAGGTCAATTCACCGCTGTAGGCGGCAATGTTGGTCTTCTTCACCGGCAGCTCGCCAGCCGGGTCGATTTCCTGGCGATAGAGCTCGTTGAGCTTGTTGTACAGGTTGTTGAAGAAGAATTCCTTGCCGGCTCCGGTCTGGCCGAGGACCAGGATAGAGGGAAGGCCGATTGTTGCTTCCTGCAGGACGTTCTTGCTCCAGAGGGCAATGCGGTTAAAGATCGGCCCTGAGACAGTGTTGATGAACTCGACTATCTCCTGGGATTTGCGGCTGTTGCCGATGATGTTGCCCAGCCGGTACGATGAGACCTGCGGGTCCTTGTAGGCCACATCACTCTGCAGCCTTGTCACTTCATTCTGCAGCCGTTCGATCCGCTGAATATCCGAAATGTGATGGGAGGTAAGGCGGTCGATAATCTGCAGAATCCGCTTGTGTTCCTCAGTGAAATAGGCCGGCTTCAACGAATTCAGGCAGATGACGGCTGTCAGTTCTTCGCCGCTGATAATCGGTACGGCAATTTCACTTTTGATCAGGTCGCTCATGGAGCGGTGAAAGCCGCCGCTACGCTGTTCGTCTTCGATATGGGCGATGATCTTGGGCTGCTTCGACCAGGCCACGTAACCGGTCAGACTGCGCTCGTCGGGTGGGAGTTCAGGTCCACCGATCTTGAAGGGGGGGATATATTTCTTCAGCCATTCCTTATTCTTTGCTCCTATGATATTGCCTTCTTCATCTTCCACAACCAGCCAGCGCTCCCCTTCCCGTTCTTCGACAATGGCGATGCTGCCCGTATCGGCGCCGATCAGTTCCGTAGCCTTGGAGAGGACCTTGGTCAGGAACGGCTGCAGTTCCTCATTCCGCTCCTGGAGAAGGTCGGTAATCTCCGCCAGGACCCGGATTTCAAGATGCTCGCTGCCGATTTCGTTGATGACGCTTTCCACCATTTCCGCGTGGGTCTGGAGCAGACCCATTTCAAACTCGGAAAAACGGTAAAGATCACGGGTGAAATAATTAACCAGGCAGATCAGCCGCCGCGTCTCCGGATCGAAACGCGGGACCACATAGAGCGAACGAAGCGCCATCTGCTCGGTGAGGGCTCGTTTCTGCAAGCTGTATTGGGTAAGGTCGGCAAAGAAGATCGGGCGCAGCAGCCTGTCATCGGTAATGACGCCGTGGTCATCCACATATTTGGAAATCAGTGATTTACCTTTCTCCAGATCTATGGCCCCCTGTTCATCATAGAGGGCCTTGAGGCCGGGTTCTTCGGAATGGCTGGCGAGAATTGCCAATGCCCCGTCCCCATTTTTGCCGGACACGGG
This region of Geotalea daltonii FRC-32 genomic DNA includes:
- a CDS encoding GPMC system transcriptional regulator codes for the protein MESLVLRLTKLGEKISGFGKENLDEMLHAAAEGFRLMSGQETVRIYLEDLTKGALACAYASGPFSSEIREVTFPIISRDAMVSSVFVSQYPAEFRNAKATGLSLDKGFAEKFDISASYLVPLTSQGKSIGVICIDRQNPGEIVSARGKAVLGDFQAEIGNQLDSARKYHQQLLLARSVEEYKKRETAAFMVRSAVRLIDRLSLASVLIPVSGKNGDGALAILASHSEEPGLKALYDEQGAIDLEKGKSLISKYVDDHGVITDDRLLRPIFFADLTQYSLQKRALTEQMALRSLYVVPRFDPETRRLICLVNYFTRDLYRFSEFEMGLLQTHAEMVESVINEIGSEHLEIRVLAEITDLLQERNEELQPFLTKVLSKATELIGADTGSIAIVEEREGERWLVVEDEEGNIIGAKNKEWLKKYIPPFKIGGPELPPDERSLTGYVAWSKQPKIIAHIEDEQRSGGFHRSMSDLIKSEIAVPIISGEELTAVICLNSLKPAYFTEEHKRILQIIDRLTSHHISDIQRIERLQNEVTRLQSDVAYKDPQVSSYRLGNIIGNSRKSQEIVEFINTVSGPIFNRIALWSKNVLQEATIGLPSILVLGQTGAGKEFFFNNLYNKLNELYRQEIDPAGELPVKKTNIAAYSGELTYSELFGHKKGAFTGAYSDRKGILEETGGGIVFLDEIGDADLKTQVQLLRFLDNGGFVRLGDNQERFSRVLVVAATNKNLQEEISRGNFREDLYHRLSELSVRVPSLNERREDIPDLAIHFLGKLYRTYRGKDEPRDDAPFLTEEAKQVLVKHNYKGNIRELRSILLRALFFRTGQSLGAADIRRAITDGMREVTTQATTKLTVEVTDEILSKIAHEEDFWTAVYEPYSQNLISRDVVKQVIEKSKTAAGKGMPQLARYLKAIEGDINNDEEERRRFFKFKNFLYKTVKI